Proteins encoded in a region of the Triticum dicoccoides isolate Atlit2015 ecotype Zavitan chromosome 3A, WEW_v2.0, whole genome shotgun sequence genome:
- the LOC119267110 gene encoding amino-acid permease BAT1 homolog: MAGQGSYSRLAADEAAAAATSADDYDSKKLRLLGYEPQLKRNLSLLSNFSVTFSIVSVLTGITTLYGTGLEFGGPVTMVYGWPIAGAFTVVVGLAMAEICSAYPTSGGLYFWSARLCTERRWGPFASWLTGWFNIVGQWAVTTSVDYSLAQLIQVIILLSTGGNNGGGYLASKYEVIAIHAAILLSHALINSLPIAWLSFFGQFAAAWNMLGVFVLMIAVPAVATERASAKFVFTSFNTDNSAGIHSHLYIFLLGLLMSQYTLLGYDASAHMTEETKNADTNGSIGIISAIGISIVVGWGYILGVTFAVKDIPSLLSPDNEAGGYAIAQVFYQAFKSRYGSGVGGIVCLGIVAVAIYFCGMSSVTSNSRMAYAFSRDGAMPLSSVWHKVNEHEVPINAVWLSAFVSLCMALPSLGSLVAFQAMVSIATIGLYIAYALPIFFRVTLARKHFVPGPFNLGRYGVLVGWVAVLWVVTITVLFSLPVMYPVTRDTLNYTPVAVGGLFILVLTSWVVSARHWFKGPVTNLSG; the protein is encoded by the exons ATGGCAGGGCAGGGCAGCTACAGCCGGCTCGCCGCcgacgaggccgccgccgccgcgacatCCGCCGACGACTACGACTCCAAAAAGCTCCGGCTGCTCGGCTACGAACCGCAGCTCAAGCGCAATCTCTC GCTGCTGTCCAACTTCTcggtgaccttctcgatcgtgtcgGTGCTGACGGGCATCACGACGCTGTACGGGACGGGGCTCGAGTTCGGCGGGCCGGTCACCATGGTCTACGGCTGGCCCATCGCCGGCGCCTTCACCGTCGTCGTCGGGTTGGCCATGGCCGAGATCTGCTCCGCCTACCCGACCTCCGGCGGCCTCTACTTCTGGAGCGCCAGGCTCTGCACCGAGCGACGCTGGGGCCCCTTCGCCTCCTGGCTCACCGGATG GTTTAACATCGTCGGACAG TGGGCAGTGACAACGAGCGTGGACTACTCGCTGGCGCAGCTGATCCAGGTGATCATCCTGCTGAGCACCGGCGGCAACAACGGCGGAGGGTACCTGGCGTCCAAGTACGAGGTCATCGCCATCCACGCCGCCATCCTGCTCAGCCACGCCCTCATCAACAGCCTCCCCATTGCGTGGCTCTCCTTCTTCGGCCAGTTCGCGGCCGCTTGGAACATGCTAGGTGTCTTCGTCCTCATGATCGCCGTGCCGGCCGTTGCTACGGAGAGGGCCAGTGCCAAGTTCGTCTTCACCAGTTTCAACACCGACAACAGTGCCGGAATACACAGCCATCTCTACATCTTCCTCCTGGGGCTCCTCATGAGCCAGTACACGCTCTTAGGATACGACGCGTCGGCGCATATG ACGGAGGAGACCAAGAACGCAGACACGAACGGGTCCATCGGGATCATCAGCGCCATCGGCATATCGATAGTGGTCGGCTGGGGATACATACTCGGCGTCACCTTCGCCGTCAAGGACATACCCTCCCTGCTGAGCCCCGACAATGAAGCTGGAGGGTACGCCATCGCCCAGGTCTTCTACCAAGCCTTCAAGAGTCGCTACGGCAGCGGCGTCGGCGGGATCGTCTGCCTGGGGATCGTCGCCGTCGCCATTTACTTCTGCGGCATGAGCTCCGTCACAAGTAACTCGAG GATGGCGTATGCTTTCTCGAGAGACGGCGCCATGCCGCTGTCGTCCGTGTGGCACAAAGTTAACGAGCACGAGGTGCCCATCAACGCCGTCTGGCTCTCGGCTTTCGTCTCCCTCTGCATGGCGTTGCCG TCGCTGGGCAGCCTGGTGGCGTTCCAGGCCATGGTGTCGATCGCCACGATCGGGCTCTACATCGCGTACGCGCTGCCCATCTTCTTCCGGGTGACGCTGGCGCGGAAGCACTTCGTGCCGGGGCCCTTCAACCTCGGGCGCTATGGCGTGCTGGTGGGGTGGGTGGCCGTGCTCTGGGTGGTGACCATCACCGTGCTCTTCTCGCTGCCGGTGATGTACCCGGTGACCAGGGACACGCTCAACTACACGCCGGTCGCCGTCGGCGGGCTCTTCATCCTCGTCTTGACGTCTTGGGTCGTCAGTGCCAGGCACTGGTTCAAGGGACCCGTCACCAATTTGAGCGGCTAG